Proteins encoded in a region of the Saccharothrix ecbatanensis genome:
- a CDS encoding ABC transporter ATP-binding protein, whose amino-acid sequence MSVLEVRDLVVEVAAADGPLVVVDGVSLSVDAGETLGLVGESGSGKTLTALAVMRLLGSSARISGGQVLLEGVDLTKLDERRMRGVRGGRIGMVFQEPMTALDPAYTVGEQVAETVRRHLKLSRKDAWARAVALLDRVGIPSAERRARDYPHHFSGGMRQRVVIAMALSCEPVVLLADEPTTALDVTVQEQILTLLAELRDESGLALLFISHDFGVIADICDRVAVMYAGQVVETAPVRELFATPRHPYTDALLRCVPGAEVGRLATIPGTVPGFDALPPGCRFAPRCAHTTPSCVAGPVALEVVDQAHQARCVRLAELMETPS is encoded by the coding sequence ATGAGCGTGCTGGAGGTCCGGGACCTCGTGGTCGAGGTCGCCGCCGCGGACGGGCCGCTCGTCGTCGTGGACGGGGTGAGCCTGTCGGTCGACGCGGGCGAGACGCTCGGGCTCGTCGGCGAGTCGGGTTCGGGCAAGACGCTCACGGCGCTCGCGGTGATGCGGCTGCTCGGGTCGTCGGCTCGGATCTCCGGCGGGCAGGTGCTGCTTGAGGGCGTCGACCTGACCAAGTTGGACGAGCGGCGCATGCGCGGGGTGCGCGGTGGTCGGATCGGGATGGTGTTCCAGGAGCCGATGACGGCCCTCGACCCGGCTTACACCGTCGGGGAACAGGTGGCCGAGACTGTGCGCCGGCACCTGAAGTTGTCACGCAAGGACGCGTGGGCGCGGGCGGTGGCGCTGCTGGACCGGGTCGGCATCCCGTCGGCGGAACGGCGTGCGCGGGACTACCCCCACCACTTCTCCGGCGGTATGCGGCAGCGAGTGGTGATCGCGATGGCGTTGTCGTGCGAACCGGTGGTGCTGCTCGCCGATGAGCCCACCACCGCCCTGGATGTGACGGTCCAGGAGCAGATCCTCACGCTGCTGGCCGAGCTGCGTGACGAGTCAGGGCTGGCACTGCTGTTCATCTCGCACGACTTCGGGGTGATCGCCGACATCTGCGACCGGGTGGCCGTGATGTACGCGGGTCAGGTGGTCGAGACCGCTCCGGTGCGCGAGCTGTTCGCCACCCCGCGCCACCCGTACACCGACGCGTTGCTGCGCTGCGTGCCAGGTGCGGAGGTCGGTCGTCTGGCGACAATCCCTGGCACCGTACCGGGTTTCGACGCCTTGCCGCCGGGTTGCCGATTCGCTCCCCGCTGCGCACACACCACGCCGTCGTGCGTGGCCGGCCCTGTCGCACTGGAGGTCGTGGACCAGGCACACCAGGCCCGGTGCGTCCGGCTCGCCGAGCTGATGGAGACCCCGTCATGA
- a CDS encoding GH92 family glycosyl hydrolase, translating into MGLMRSRRSLAVITTAALALGSVGGWSSSIAAPGEPTVSETLFATSFEDGQPQPKWSSTVETGPDGTPRTSGVNGSDSTGIPGNVTDRVVDVAANSEYVESGEVKENLVDGNVSSKWLTFTPTGWVRFTFAEPVAVQRYAMSSANDAPERDPKNWTLRASNDGAAWTTIDTRAGEVFAERFQTKTYDTANTEAFRFYQLDISANAGGVNIVQLAEVQFSDGSTTPPAQNMRTTVGKGANGGYNAKAGAGFTGVKALRYQGTHVAEGRGYSYNKVFEVDIPVTSTTELSYLVFPSFITDDLNYPATFVSLDLAFSDGTYLSDLGARDQHGFELSPRGQGAAKSLYTNQWNRIASVVGAVAAGKTIKRILVAYDNPKGPAGFNGWIDDIAVKSAPVVVERPRPSDWVLTNRGTNSSGSFSRGNNFPATAVPHGFNFWSPMTNAGSISWLYEYAKNNNRDNLPTLQAFTASHEPSPWMGDRQTFQVMPSIGTPTADRAVRALPFRHENEVARAHYYGVTFENGMRTEIAPTDHAALFRFTFTGDSSNLVFDNVNNSGGLTLDPASGVVTGFSDVKSGLSTGATRLFVYGVVDKPVKSSGRLTGAGRDNVAGFFQFDTSADKTVTMKIATSLLGVDQARRNLELEVSTSDTFDSVRDRAQEAWDRVLRMVEVEGASEDQLTTLYSNLYRLYLYPNSGFENTGTADAPKHQYASPVQAAGPSTPTRTGAKVVDGKIYVNNGFWDTYRTTWPAYSLLTPTKAGELADGFVQQYRDGGWVSRWSSPGYANLMTGTSSDVAFADAYVKGVRSFDVKAAYDAAVKNATVAPPNAGVGRKGLDTSIFTGYTSTATGEGMSWAIEGYVNDYGIANMARQLYEETGDAQYQASYEYFSNRAQNYVHMFDPATGFFQGRKPDGTRRASPDEYDPREWGHDYTETDGWNMAFSVPHDGQGLANLYGGKEGLGSKLDEFFATPETAKFPGSYGGVIHEMTEARDVRMGQLGHSNQVSHHIAYMYDYAGQPWKTQEKVREIMSRLYLGSEIGQGYPGDEDNGEQSAWWLFSAMGFYPLQMGNASYAIGSPLFKKMTVHLENGRSLVINAPSNSARNIYVQSLKVNGKKWDKSYLPHAEIASGGVLDFEMGSAPSSWATGPDAAPPSLTTGSEAPAPLRDVTSSGKVTGAPSSVVDNTSQTSGALSWLQVDLPSKKENASFYTLTSGKGGGDPASWALKGSYDGQTWSTVDGRSGEAFPWRQQTRAFKIARPGHYQHYRLEFPGQATVAEFELLAKPFVTCGTVVTGEHVGELKVSGVTCVDGASVTGPVTVAPGASLYVFGGSVGSVTAAGAAAVVLVETSVGGPVNINGTSGEVSLERVTTNGPVTIVGNKGGTSVAGNTVGGPLTCQNNEPAPVNNGWANEVSGPKNGQCSSL; encoded by the coding sequence ACGTGTCGTCCAAGTGGCTGACCTTCACCCCCACCGGCTGGGTCCGGTTCACGTTCGCCGAGCCGGTCGCGGTCCAGCGGTACGCGATGTCGTCGGCCAACGACGCGCCGGAGCGCGACCCGAAGAACTGGACGCTGCGCGCCTCCAACGACGGCGCCGCGTGGACCACGATCGACACCCGGGCCGGCGAGGTGTTCGCCGAGCGGTTCCAGACCAAGACCTACGACACCGCGAACACCGAGGCGTTCCGGTTCTACCAGCTGGACATCTCCGCGAACGCGGGCGGCGTGAACATCGTCCAGCTCGCCGAGGTGCAGTTCTCCGACGGCTCCACCACCCCGCCGGCGCAGAACATGCGCACCACCGTGGGCAAGGGCGCGAACGGCGGCTACAACGCCAAGGCGGGCGCCGGGTTCACCGGCGTGAAGGCGTTGCGGTACCAGGGGACGCACGTCGCCGAAGGGCGCGGCTACTCGTACAACAAGGTCTTCGAGGTGGACATCCCGGTCACGTCGACGACCGAGCTGTCGTACCTGGTCTTCCCGTCGTTCATCACCGACGACCTGAACTACCCGGCGACGTTCGTGTCGCTGGACCTGGCGTTCTCGGACGGCACCTACCTCAGCGACCTGGGCGCCCGCGACCAGCACGGGTTCGAGCTGTCACCGCGCGGCCAGGGCGCGGCGAAGTCGTTGTACACCAACCAGTGGAACCGGATCGCGTCGGTGGTCGGCGCGGTGGCGGCGGGTAAGACGATCAAGCGGATCCTGGTCGCCTACGACAACCCCAAGGGCCCGGCCGGGTTCAACGGGTGGATCGACGACATCGCGGTGAAGTCCGCGCCCGTGGTGGTGGAGCGGCCACGCCCGTCGGACTGGGTGCTGACGAACCGCGGCACGAACTCCAGCGGCTCGTTCTCGCGGGGCAACAACTTCCCGGCCACCGCCGTGCCGCACGGCTTCAACTTCTGGTCGCCCATGACGAACGCGGGCTCGATCAGCTGGCTGTACGAGTACGCGAAGAACAACAACCGGGACAACCTGCCGACGTTGCAGGCCTTCACCGCGAGCCACGAGCCGAGCCCGTGGATGGGCGACCGGCAGACGTTCCAGGTGATGCCGTCCATCGGCACGCCGACCGCCGACCGTGCGGTGCGCGCGCTGCCGTTCCGGCACGAGAACGAGGTCGCGCGGGCGCACTACTACGGCGTGACGTTCGAGAACGGGATGCGCACCGAGATCGCGCCGACCGACCACGCCGCGCTGTTCCGCTTCACGTTCACCGGCGACTCGTCGAACCTCGTGTTCGACAACGTGAACAACAGCGGTGGCTTGACGCTGGACCCGGCGTCGGGCGTGGTGACGGGCTTCTCCGACGTCAAGAGCGGGCTGTCGACCGGCGCGACCAGGCTGTTCGTGTACGGCGTGGTGGACAAGCCGGTGAAGTCGAGCGGGCGGCTGACCGGCGCGGGCCGGGACAACGTGGCGGGCTTCTTCCAGTTCGACACGTCGGCCGACAAGACCGTCACGATGAAGATCGCCACCTCGCTGCTGGGCGTGGACCAGGCGCGACGGAACCTGGAGCTGGAAGTGTCCACTTCGGACACGTTCGACTCGGTGCGTGACCGGGCGCAGGAGGCGTGGGACCGCGTGCTGCGCATGGTCGAGGTCGAAGGCGCGTCCGAGGACCAGCTCACCACGCTGTACTCGAACCTCTACCGGCTCTACCTGTACCCGAACTCGGGCTTCGAGAACACCGGCACGGCCGACGCGCCCAAGCACCAGTACGCGTCACCCGTGCAGGCGGCCGGGCCGTCCACGCCGACGCGGACGGGCGCCAAGGTGGTGGACGGCAAGATCTACGTCAACAACGGGTTCTGGGACACCTACCGGACCACGTGGCCCGCGTACAGCCTGTTGACGCCCACGAAGGCCGGTGAGCTGGCGGACGGGTTCGTGCAGCAGTACCGGGACGGCGGGTGGGTCTCGCGCTGGTCGTCGCCCGGCTACGCGAACCTGATGACCGGCACCAGCTCCGACGTGGCGTTCGCGGACGCGTACGTCAAGGGCGTGCGGTCGTTCGACGTCAAGGCGGCCTACGACGCGGCGGTGAAGAACGCGACGGTCGCGCCGCCGAACGCGGGCGTCGGTCGGAAGGGCCTGGACACGTCGATCTTCACCGGCTACACGTCCACCGCCACCGGCGAGGGCATGTCGTGGGCGATCGAGGGCTACGTCAACGACTACGGCATCGCCAACATGGCGCGTCAGCTGTACGAGGAGACCGGCGACGCGCAGTACCAGGCGTCGTACGAGTACTTCTCGAACCGAGCCCAGAACTACGTGCACATGTTCGACCCGGCCACCGGGTTCTTCCAGGGCCGCAAGCCGGACGGCACGCGGCGCGCGTCGCCCGACGAGTACGACCCGCGCGAGTGGGGGCACGACTACACCGAGACCGACGGCTGGAACATGGCGTTCTCGGTGCCGCACGACGGCCAGGGCCTGGCCAACCTGTACGGCGGGAAGGAAGGGCTGGGGTCGAAGCTGGACGAGTTCTTCGCGACCCCGGAGACGGCGAAGTTCCCCGGCTCGTACGGCGGCGTGATCCACGAGATGACCGAGGCGCGGGACGTGCGGATGGGGCAGCTGGGGCACTCCAACCAGGTGTCGCACCACATCGCGTACATGTACGACTACGCCGGTCAGCCGTGGAAGACGCAGGAGAAGGTCCGGGAGATCATGTCCCGGCTGTACCTGGGCAGCGAGATCGGCCAGGGCTACCCCGGTGACGAGGACAACGGCGAGCAGTCGGCGTGGTGGCTGTTCAGCGCGATGGGCTTCTACCCGTTGCAGATGGGCAACGCGTCGTACGCGATCGGGTCGCCGCTGTTCAAGAAGATGACCGTGCACCTGGAGAACGGGCGTTCGCTCGTGATCAACGCGCCTTCGAACAGTGCGCGGAACATTTACGTGCAGTCGTTGAAGGTGAACGGGAAGAAGTGGGACAAGTCGTACCTGCCGCACGCGGAGATCGCGTCGGGTGGGGTGCTGGACTTCGAGATGGGGTCCGCGCCTTCTTCGTGGGCCACCGGTCCGGACGCCGCGCCGCCGTCGTTGACCACGGGTTCGGAAGCTCCTGCGCCGCTGCGTGACGTGACGTCGTCGGGCAAGGTGACCGGGGCGCCTTCTTCGGTGGTGGACAACACCTCGCAGACGTCGGGCGCGTTGTCGTGGTTGCAGGTGGACCTGCCGTCGAAGAAGGAGAACGCGTCGTTCTACACGCTCACGTCCGGCAAGGGCGGCGGTGATCCGGCGTCCTGGGCGCTGAAGGGCTCGTACGACGGGCAGACGTGGTCCACTGTGGATGGACGGTCCGGTGAGGCGTTCCCGTGGCGGCAGCAGACGCGGGCGTTCAAGATCGCCCGGCCGGGTCACTACCAGCACTACCGGCTGGAGTTCCCCGGTCAGGCGACCGTGGCCGAGTTCGAGCTGTTGGCCAAGCCGTTCGTGACCTGCGGGACCGTGGTCACCGGTGAGCACGTCGGGGAGTTGAAGGTCTCGGGCGTGACGTGCGTGGACGGCGCTTCCGTGACCGGCCCGGTGACCGTGGCGCCGGGCGCGTCGCTGTACGTGTTCGGCGGCTCGGTGGGTTCGGTGACGGCGGCAGGCGCGGCGGCGGTCGTGCTGGTGGAGACGTCCGTCGGCGGTCCGGTGAACATCAACGGCACGTCCGGCGAGGTGTCACTGGAACGAGTGACCACGAACGGGCCGGTGACGATTGTGGGCAACAAGGGCGGGACGTCGGTCGCCGGGAACACCGTCGGTGGACCGCTGACGTGCCAGAACAACGAGCCCGCGCCGGTGAATAACGGTTGGGCGAACGAGGTGAGCGGGCCTAAGAACGGTCAGTGCTCTTCGCTGTAG
- a CDS encoding SDR family oxidoreductase, protein MVVEPVRERFVQVGDLRLRVLEEGVVGGTPVVLAHGFPDSSDVWGAVARRLAERFHVIRYDVRGTGGSGAPGGRDGYSMERLVEDLATVVREVVGRPVHLVGHDWGSIQGWAAVAAHPDLFLSFTSMSGPDLGHVSDWVRRNRWQPLKVFGLLRRSWYIAGFKVPVVPELVWPVVRKRLRAGRREWVNGLGLYRANFGRRWRPSRVSTRVHQIELTNDLYVAHAHLEAAEPWVADLSRSVLHAGHWAQRTHPDQVARHIEDAIDNRRRKRLVVITGAGSGIGRATAHAFAEQGAEVIALDIDEESARETAARTGGHAYQLDVTDRAATEKVADEIKARHGVPDVVMANAGIGVAGPFLHTSEEDWRRVVDVNLWGVVHTLRAFAPQLVDRAEGGHLVVTASAAGYFPTAALPAYSTTKAAVLMLAQCLHAELREHGIGVSAICPGIVHTNITNTFTFAGKTPAEQAEQRQSATRAYRLRGFGPEKVAAEVLKAVHDDKLVVPVTAEAKAAYLGNRIAPALVRAVGRLWRL, encoded by the coding sequence ATGGTTGTGGAACCGGTGCGTGAGCGTTTCGTTCAGGTCGGTGACCTGCGGCTTCGGGTGTTGGAGGAGGGGGTGGTCGGGGGGACTCCGGTGGTGTTGGCGCACGGGTTCCCGGACAGCTCCGACGTCTGGGGGGCAGTCGCCCGGAGGCTTGCCGAGCGGTTCCACGTGATTCGGTACGACGTGCGCGGCACGGGGGGATCTGGGGCTCCGGGTGGGCGCGACGGGTACTCGATGGAGAGGTTGGTCGAGGACCTGGCGACCGTGGTGCGGGAGGTGGTGGGGCGGCCTGTCCACCTTGTCGGCCACGACTGGGGGTCGATCCAGGGTTGGGCGGCGGTGGCTGCGCATCCCGATCTGTTCCTGTCCTTCACGAGCATGTCGGGGCCGGATCTGGGGCACGTCTCCGACTGGGTGCGCCGGAATCGGTGGCAGCCGTTGAAGGTGTTCGGGCTGCTGCGGCGGTCCTGGTACATCGCCGGGTTCAAGGTGCCGGTGGTGCCGGAGTTGGTCTGGCCCGTAGTGCGCAAACGGTTGCGCGCGGGGCGGCGGGAGTGGGTCAACGGGTTGGGCCTGTACCGGGCCAACTTCGGGCGTCGGTGGCGGCCGTCGCGGGTGTCCACCAGGGTTCACCAGATCGAGTTGACGAATGACCTGTACGTGGCGCACGCGCACCTGGAGGCCGCTGAGCCTTGGGTCGCCGACCTCAGTCGTAGCGTGCTCCACGCCGGCCACTGGGCCCAGCGGACGCACCCGGACCAGGTCGCCCGGCACATCGAGGACGCGATCGACAACCGCCGGAGGAAGCGCCTGGTGGTCATCACGGGCGCCGGCAGCGGGATCGGGCGGGCCACCGCGCACGCGTTCGCCGAACAAGGCGCAGAAGTGATCGCGCTGGACATCGACGAGGAGTCGGCCCGGGAAACGGCCGCACGGACTGGTGGCCACGCCTACCAGCTGGACGTCACCGACCGTGCGGCCACGGAGAAGGTCGCGGACGAGATCAAGGCCCGGCACGGCGTCCCCGACGTGGTCATGGCGAACGCCGGCATCGGCGTGGCGGGACCGTTCCTGCACACGTCCGAGGAGGACTGGCGGCGAGTCGTCGACGTCAACCTCTGGGGCGTCGTCCACACGCTCAGGGCCTTCGCGCCGCAGCTGGTGGACCGCGCCGAAGGCGGCCACCTGGTCGTCACGGCCTCGGCCGCGGGCTACTTCCCGACCGCCGCCCTGCCCGCCTACTCCACCACGAAAGCCGCCGTCCTCATGCTCGCCCAGTGCCTGCACGCCGAGCTGCGCGAGCACGGCATCGGCGTCAGCGCGATCTGCCCCGGCATCGTGCACACCAACATCACCAACACGTTCACGTTCGCCGGCAAGACCCCGGCCGAGCAGGCGGAACAGCGCCAGTCCGCGACCAGGGCCTACCGGCTCCGCGGCTTCGGCCCGGAGAAAGTCGCAGCCGAAGTCCTCAAAGCGGTGCACGACGACAAGCTCGTGGTACCCGTCACGGCAGAGGCGAAAGCGGCGTACCTGGGCAACCGGATCGCGCCGGCGCTGGTCCGCGCGGTCGGCCGGCTGTGGCGCCTCTGA
- a CDS encoding NUDIX hydrolase, protein MSRARQTVTLTADLVILTIRDGVLSVLLVERENEPFQGRLALPGGFLRGDESLERTAARELAEETGLDAGALRLRQVGVYSAPDRDPRRPRVVTCAYLAIAPDLPVPVAGSDARAARWVPVAEAATAGLAFDHDLILADAVELARTLLQFSTIATAFCGPEFTIGDLREVYEAVWGVGLDKPNFHRKVTDADGFVVPTGGKRPSPSGRPAALYRAGGATELVPPMTRPRLGT, encoded by the coding sequence ATGAGCCGCGCACGTCAGACGGTCACCCTCACCGCCGACCTGGTCATCCTGACCATTCGTGACGGCGTGTTGAGCGTGCTGCTCGTCGAGCGCGAGAACGAGCCGTTCCAGGGCCGGTTGGCGTTGCCCGGCGGCTTCCTGCGCGGCGACGAGTCACTGGAGCGGACCGCGGCGCGGGAGCTGGCAGAGGAGACCGGCCTCGACGCCGGGGCGTTGCGGCTGCGGCAGGTGGGCGTCTACTCGGCACCCGACCGGGACCCTCGGCGTCCCCGCGTGGTGACCTGCGCCTACCTCGCCATCGCCCCTGACCTGCCGGTGCCGGTCGCGGGTTCGGACGCGCGCGCCGCCCGGTGGGTACCGGTCGCGGAGGCCGCGACCGCCGGGTTGGCGTTCGACCACGACCTCATCCTGGCGGACGCGGTGGAACTGGCACGCACGCTCCTTCAGTTCAGCACGATCGCGACGGCCTTCTGCGGCCCGGAGTTCACCATCGGTGACCTGCGTGAGGTCTACGAGGCCGTGTGGGGGGTCGGGCTGGACAAGCCGAACTTCCACCGCAAGGTCACCGACGCCGACGGCTTCGTCGTGCCCACCGGTGGCAAGCGGCCGTCGCCCAGCGGCAGGCCCGCCGCCCTGTACCGCGCGGGTGGGGCCACGGAACTGGTCCCGCCGATGACGCGGCCCCGGTTGGGGACATAA
- a CDS encoding ABC transporter ATP-binding protein: protein MTLLQVQGLTKSFPTNHSGLFRRRPRIHAVRDVSFTIERGRTLGMVGESGSGKSTTARLLLGLLRPDSGAVHLDGADVLAARGARLHTLRRRMPMVFQDPYSSLDPTWVVRDIVTEPLRLVGQRDRTVLAARADELLELVGLTSAFGRRYPHELSGGQRQRIALARALACDPDLVVLDEAVAALDVSTRAGIIGLLQDLQDRLGVAYLFISHDLALVRVVSHDTAVMYLGRIVETGPTAQVYATPAHPYTKALIAAAPIPDPVVQQSRPRPPVQGEVPSALSIPPGCPFHPRCPLATAICRTTEPPQVALSPHHTAACHHPLIPQPALDVTP, encoded by the coding sequence ATGACCTTGTTGCAGGTGCAGGGGCTGACGAAATCGTTCCCCACCAACCATTCCGGCCTCTTCCGCCGTCGGCCGCGGATCCACGCGGTCCGGGACGTGTCGTTCACGATCGAGCGCGGACGGACGCTGGGCATGGTCGGCGAGTCGGGTTCGGGTAAGTCGACCACCGCGCGACTGCTGCTGGGACTGCTACGCCCGGACTCCGGCGCCGTGCACCTGGACGGCGCCGACGTGCTGGCGGCCCGAGGCGCCCGCCTGCACACCCTTCGTCGCCGAATGCCCATGGTGTTCCAGGACCCGTACTCGTCTCTGGACCCGACATGGGTGGTGCGTGACATCGTCACCGAGCCACTTCGCCTTGTAGGACAACGAGATCGCACTGTCTTGGCCGCGAGGGCCGACGAGCTGCTCGAACTGGTAGGCCTGACATCGGCGTTCGGCAGGCGCTATCCGCACGAACTGTCCGGCGGCCAACGGCAGCGAATCGCGCTGGCACGAGCGCTGGCGTGCGACCCGGACCTCGTCGTGCTGGACGAAGCAGTCGCCGCACTGGACGTGTCCACCAGGGCAGGCATCATCGGACTTTTGCAGGACTTGCAGGACCGACTGGGCGTCGCCTACCTGTTCATCTCCCACGACCTGGCACTGGTCCGAGTGGTCAGCCACGACACAGCGGTCATGTACCTGGGCCGAATCGTGGAAACCGGCCCGACCGCACAGGTCTACGCCACCCCGGCCCACCCGTACACCAAAGCCTTGATCGCAGCAGCCCCCATCCCGGACCCGGTAGTCCAACAATCCCGCCCCCGACCACCCGTGCAAGGCGAAGTCCCCAGCGCCCTGTCGATCCCCCCAGGCTGCCCGTTCCACCCCCGCTGCCCACTGGCAACCGCCATCTGCCGCACCACCGAGCCGCCCCAAGTAGCGCTATCCCCCCACCACACAGCGGCCTGCCACCACCCCCTCATCCCACAGCCCGCGCTCGACGTCACGCCGTGA
- a CDS encoding 5'-methylthioadenosine/S-adenosylhomocysteine nucleosidase, with protein MTALDVERAAVLEHLVDVRPHRHPSGTVFDVGTVAGHPGHGVAVALTGAGTTAAATLTERANAEFAPAAMVFVGVAGGLRDWLAIGDVVVATKIYSYQGGRSEEDEFLVRPSAWSISHRLDQEARRLLRGNAWHSFLPDRADEDAPVAYFEPIAVGDVVLNSRTSDLARRLRVSYNDAVAVDMEGSGFAHAAHLGNQVHAVAVRGISDHADGGKAAADRAGGQRLAARNAAAFAIALIAGLEPDEDGPGGERPRSASPVIHNTNTARDNARVGQQIGVNFGSTRGFR; from the coding sequence ATGACCGCCTTGGACGTGGAACGTGCGGCCGTGCTGGAGCACCTGGTCGATGTACGTCCGCATCGGCACCCGTCCGGCACCGTGTTCGACGTTGGCACGGTGGCGGGCCATCCGGGGCACGGGGTCGCGGTGGCGTTGACCGGGGCGGGCACCACCGCGGCGGCCACCCTCACCGAGCGGGCCAACGCCGAATTCGCTCCCGCCGCCATGGTGTTCGTCGGCGTAGCGGGCGGTCTGCGCGACTGGCTGGCGATCGGCGATGTCGTCGTCGCCACCAAGATCTATTCCTACCAGGGCGGGCGCAGCGAGGAAGACGAATTCCTGGTGCGTCCTTCCGCCTGGTCGATCTCGCACCGCCTCGACCAGGAGGCCAGAAGGCTGTTGCGCGGCAACGCCTGGCACTCATTCCTGCCGGACCGTGCCGACGAGGACGCGCCGGTCGCATACTTCGAGCCCATCGCCGTCGGCGACGTCGTGCTCAACTCCCGCACTTCGGACCTGGCCCGCAGGCTGCGGGTCTCCTACAACGACGCGGTGGCCGTCGATATGGAGGGCTCCGGTTTCGCGCACGCGGCCCATCTGGGCAACCAGGTGCACGCTGTGGCGGTGCGCGGTATCAGCGATCACGCCGACGGTGGCAAGGCCGCGGCGGACCGGGCGGGTGGACAGCGGCTCGCGGCCCGCAACGCCGCGGCGTTCGCCATCGCCCTGATCGCCGGGCTCGAGCCGGACGAGGACGGTCCCGGCGGTGAGAGGCCGCGATCCGCGAGCCCGGTGATCCACAACACGAACACCGCGCGGGACAACGCCCGCGTCGGGCAGCAGATCGGCGTCAACTTCGGCTCCACGCGGGGCTTCCGGTGA
- a CDS encoding cation diffusion facilitator family transporter gives MGHGHGHGGSPLSGSAKHLGRLWIAFGIGAAFMAVEFVVGIATGSLALISDAAHMLTDVLGVGMALAAIMLARRAHQNRGGSRTYGLYRAEVLAALANAVLLFGVAGYVVYEAVGRFGNPPEVPGLPVVLAATAGLVANVIAFFMLKEGAKDSINIRGAYLEVLADLIGSVGVLISGAVTLIFGWRYADPVMGVAIGLWVLPRTYKLAASALRILFQHAPARLDVAEMQADLNRLPGVAEAHDLHVWTLTSGMEVASAHLTTRDHVDPAEVLHAAQTLLAQRYHIEHATLQVEPGDSAQRCREISW, from the coding sequence ATGGGTCACGGACACGGCCACGGTGGGTCGCCGCTGAGCGGAAGCGCCAAGCACCTCGGCCGGCTCTGGATCGCCTTCGGCATCGGGGCGGCCTTCATGGCCGTCGAGTTCGTCGTCGGCATCGCCACCGGCTCGCTGGCCCTGATCTCCGACGCCGCCCACATGCTCACCGACGTCCTGGGCGTCGGCATGGCCCTCGCCGCCATCATGCTCGCCCGCCGCGCGCACCAGAACCGGGGCGGCAGCCGCACGTACGGCCTCTACCGCGCCGAAGTGCTCGCCGCCCTGGCGAACGCCGTGCTGCTGTTCGGCGTCGCCGGTTACGTCGTCTACGAGGCCGTGGGCCGCTTCGGCAACCCACCCGAAGTGCCCGGCCTCCCCGTTGTCCTGGCCGCCACCGCGGGCCTCGTCGCCAACGTCATCGCGTTCTTCATGCTCAAGGAAGGCGCGAAGGACAGCATCAACATCCGCGGCGCGTACCTGGAGGTCCTGGCCGACCTCATCGGCTCCGTCGGCGTGCTCATCAGCGGCGCCGTGACGTTGATCTTCGGCTGGCGCTACGCCGACCCCGTCATGGGTGTCGCGATCGGCCTGTGGGTCCTACCGCGCACGTACAAGCTCGCCGCGAGCGCGCTGCGCATCCTCTTCCAACACGCCCCGGCACGCCTCGACGTCGCCGAGATGCAGGCCGACCTGAACCGCCTCCCCGGCGTCGCCGAAGCGCACGACCTGCACGTCTGGACGCTCACCTCGGGCATGGAGGTCGCCTCCGCGCACCTCACCACCCGCGACCACGTCGACCCGGCCGAAGTCCTGCACGCCGCCCAGACCCTGCTGGCCCAGCGCTACCACATCGAGCACGCCACGCTCCAGGTCGAACCAGGAGATTCCGCGCAGAGGTGCCGCGAAATCTCCTGGTGA